GCCACTGATTGTGGCACACATAAGTTTGAGGTGGCTGGGCTGCATAAAAAGACTGATTGGTTCTACTAAACTTGCAGAATTTTACTGGTAATCAGTCTGGGGGTCTTTCATCTTTTGCACCTGTTGATGGTATTGAAGCAAAATTATCAGTTGAAGGTAACCCATTTCTCGCGGCTCCATTACATTTTGGAGAGAAGGAAGTTTCTCATGTTGTTCTGCCAGCTAAGCTTTCAAATGAATCTGCTTTGAGAAATCATATCGATCAAAATGGTCTTCTGGTTAATCATGTGTCTGTGCTCAACACATTTGCTCCAGCAATTGAAGCAACGAAGAGCAGGTTAAGTGATTCtgaggaaggtcagaagaaggttcTTTTGGATCAAAGACGTGCTGTTGAATTTAAGATTGGTGTTGGCAAGAAGTCCTTGGGTATAGCACTAGAATTGAGCTCACAGAATAAGGGTCTTGAGAAGATCAGCTCATGGTCTGGAAAGGATGGTGAGAAggatgacaaaaaaaaaagagggctGAAAAATTCTGAAACAATCTATAGATAACACACGGAAAACAGCTCAATTGTAAATTATGTTTTGTTAGAATCTGTATACTTGTTTAGGAAACTAGCAGCAGAAGCTGGTTCCAGGTAGTTGAAGTCAGGGCTTGTGGCTGCCAGTATATTGGTTTAAAAGGGGATTACAGACTGTGATAGGGACTGTTCCCACTTTAACAAGTTTTAGAGGTATGTGATTGTGAATGTTGATTTGTCAGCATAAACCCTTGTTAGTGAATGGttctttttatttgaaattcttGTTTCTTCTTTTGTGCTTTGTTTCTGAAGTAGGACATGATATTACCATTTTTCTGCTTGCACTATCTTTGCTCAACATAAGGCAAAAATATCATGGTATGGTGTGTGGTGTGTTAAATGTATTGTTATTGAAGGTAGATACTTTTTTATAAGCATATTCTTAGTGTTTGCAGTGGGTCTGGTTGGAAAATGAGTGCCATAACTTTCTGAACTTTCGTAATTGCTTGTTGATTATTGTACATGATTTAGTAGCCTAGTGTTCATGATCAATAATTTATGCATCTTTAGGCTTCTCAGCTTGGATTTCTATTGCCTTTATCCATAACGGGACAATTGTTGGTACTCAGAAGTTGGAAGTCCAAAAAATTTGCAAGCGCCTGGTTACTTGTATTGTATGTGGCAGTGAAATCTTTAGTAGTCAACTTTTTGAGAATAAATGCAATAATGGAGAGAAAAGCAGTATATATACAAGTTAGAATGTGGTTATGCAGTTACTGGAATTTTTGGTTTTCCTGCTGTGTTTTAATTCTAGAAGTTTTACAAAAGTTCATCCAGTCGTTGTCTTAACAGGGTTCTCTTGGATTACTTTAGTAGtttatttctctctctctctctctctctatatatatatatatatatatatatatatatatatatataaaagacctTAATTGACCTCAGTTTTGTTTATTGAGGATGCCTTATTGTCTTACTTATACTTGCCTTTTCTGCTTCATTAATGAAATTCTCTTTTAAAGGGGTGTTGTTTGGACTGACCTGTAATGCCCTTCAGGTGTCCAGTTTTGTAAATGTATTCTACTGGAACATCTCCATCAATAAAGCACGCATAATTTGATAATTGAAGTGTCAAATCCAGCAGGTCATTACCGTAAGGTTTGAAAGTCCATTGGATTATCAATATGAGGTACTTAACCTGTCGCACTAGCTTTTACATGgtgaataaaattttgaacttggAAAAGGGTGGTTTGTTGGGTAAAAAGATCTGAGTCATTAGATTGCCAGGTTTTCCTTTCTCTTCCCTCCTTTTTTCCTGGAAAATTTTTAATCTCTGATAAAATGTCTTTAGTCGTTTGTCAAATGTTGTTATTGTTAGATGTTAATAATTAATTGTGGGAAGGGAAGTAGGgaactctctttttcttttccttcctcTACAAGTTATGATCTCATGGGAAATGCACAAGGTAAATATTTTTCAGCATTTTTCTTTAAAAGTTGACATGCAAAGATGGCTTTGTTTGATTTGTCTTTATATGTGTATGTGTGTGCGCATGCGTGTGTTTTTCCCCTCTTTACATCTAGCTTCACTCTCTTCCCTATCTTATTCTTATTTTAGCGTCTTTGTTCTAATTAAAATGGAGTTCATAAATAGAACAAGCTAACATGGCTATAAATGATTAACTCCTTTGGTTAATTGAATATGGAGAAGATTTCAATTGGACTTGCACATTTAAGTTAAGGAATGACTTGCAAGCGCATCCCCGATGAATGATGCAATACGGATTTGGGATTCATTTAGTAGTGCTATAATTGGTGCGGCTTGTTTCTGAATGTGAAGCACGAGGTAAAGAAGCATCCATCGTTGACAGTTTTGAGTATTTTGAAAATTGTGCTATCTCTTGTTTAATTCCAGCAGTAATAGTGAGCTGATGTCTGTTTttattcctttattttttttcagcaGTTAGAGAATAACTTGGGAATCTTGTCACTTACTGATGAACTCGTTTTCATGGAACTACTTGGACCCTTTATGTTTAGAAGTCCTAGTGTCCAACATCTTACAGTTTTTTTAATTCATGAAACATCCAACAACTTAATGATGTTCCcctgaaaataaatagaaagagcTCGTTAAGATCCCTAATGTTtggaggattttttttttaaaaaaaaaaactatttgtaTTGCTCTGCTCTTCCAAAGCTGGCACTTTGGTGGTTGAAAGTTGTTAACAGTCTGGGCTTTGAGGTACCATGCTATGGATTTTCTCTAGACTTTACACATTGACATCCAAAATTCGGCTATACATCttgcaattttaaaatttaattgttgcCTTTAAATGGTTACATATAGAATGTTTTAATCACTTTATACATTTTTAATTGATGGTAgcctgaattttttaaaaaaataaatgaaaaggaaatgaaagaaagtGTATACTATAATCAAATCTCACGGTGGTTTTTAGTAAATTTCCAAAAATAATTTCATGATTCAATTATTAATTTCAGTAGCTAAGGAAtaaaattttgtattaaaaATGATTAATAACTAAAGAATGAGCCATGAGTGTCAACGAGGAGGTAGCCTAGTTGGTCTTCCTTCTTCATCTTTAAGGTGAAAAGAGGTGGGAGGTCTCAAGTTTTAGCATTCTCATCTATTTATTTTGAGATTATTCACTTCTATGGTGAGAAAGAGAGGACTACCTGCCATTATATAGCCCACTAGTTGTCATTGGGTCTCCACTGGATGCAAAAAAAGAATGAATCATGCGTAATGAACCATGAGTTGATGGTGCATTACAAGGACTTGCTTCCAACCAATTTGTTTACCTTTTATCTTTTGAGCCTCACAGTAAATTGTCATTATTGATGTGTGATTAAAAATATGAACTGGAGTGATAACCAATCAAAATTTTTGTGGCTTGTTTCTGTAGAATTTATAAACCATTTGTTTAAAAACTGCATATGCATATATCAAAATCTCATTTCAACTAAGAGATAGTAACAAGTTTTGCTCCTTCCCTACCAATATAATATTGTATCACCTTACACCATAAATTACTGCCATGCATGTATGCTAGCTTGATGAATGATCTTACTCTTCTTAGATGCTGAAAGCCAAGGAGCAATGATAAAGGCTTGAGGAGCAGCATACTCTCTACTTGTGAGCCTGTGGGCATTTATGTTTCTTTATCTTTGATTTGTCAGCTTAAAGATGCAAATTGGTATCATTACTAATAATTAGCAATGATTGCATTGGTATTCCATTGTGAACATAGAAGTATAATTTTCCAGTGCATTACAATTAATGTTATTTTGATGTGTTTCGCTTTCAAaactaatttttatttgttagaCTAGTGCAGCTTAGCGCATATTATGTTTGCTCTGAAACTATATGCTGCTGGCTGACTACAGCTTGTCTATGCATGTAAATGAAACGATATGGTGTGCCATGTTTTAGTGGGAGCAAGATGTGTCCAACACTGGGAAGTTAAGGTATTTATCATGTATTTATTGGAATTTGAACTTGTGTTATGGTTGCTTGAACATATACATGCTAGAACTAATTTTTGCTCAATAGCTTATTTTGATTTACGCTAtaagtgataaaattaaaacaGTCCTCCATATTTGAAGAACAGAGAGGGAGAGACTGAATGGTCATGTCTAAACAATTCTATGAAAGTACTACTTGGAAAACAGTTGCCTGCAATACCCACCAGATGGCACTCGTAGACTAATGGCTTCGCCGGTCACAACCTCGCTTATTAGATCTTTAAATATCAGTCGCTCAACATCCAGAACTAGCCATGGAATTTCACTTGTACAAGTTGTCCAATGTGTTGACTGATGCATTAAATCTGCCTGTAATATGTCTCTCAAACTGTCATTCTCATCATCTAAGCTGCAGCTTGAGGCATTCCCTTGCATCCTGTCCACCTCTGAGCATAATTCCCCCAAAAGCTGCTGTCCTCTTGATCTTTTGTCTGCCAGCATATTTGGTGAATGCCAATGCCTCGAGTAACTTTCCAGACGTAATTTGTGGGCCAGAATTTCATTCACTGCATCAAATACAAGTTTCCTTTTGACTTTGATATGATTTTCTGACTGGAAAGTCTTTGTTTTGCTCTCTTTATCATTTGAATGCATGACGTTTGACTTAGCTTGTTCCAGGGCTAGGAATAGATGAGGGTTCACTGGGTAGCCTGTTTGTTGCAGGTGAATGGTTGTAAAAGTAGAttcaaaatcttcaagaagGCCTGATGCTAATAGGATTTCTGAGATGTATTTATGGTCTGGATTTGTGCTATTGTAGTGGGGTGTAATCTCATCAATGATGGGTTCGTCTTGAGCAGATAACAGCTGCGTAAGATTCTGAATTAAAGGATGGATGTCCTCTGATTTCCGGTGATTGATCACAAGTTGGAAACTGGAGTTTATGCTGCTGGAAGAGTGATTTATGTCCCCAGAATTCCACTCAATCTCATCTTCTGTAGAAAGAAGAATTGGGAATCACAAATAATGCATTTTGCAATAAATAAATCTGTAAGACTCTCTCTCAGACTCACAGGCGAATAGTTTCTAGTCATTTACATATATTTGGCATATCTGCATGGTTCTTACCATAAagttctctctttcttttctttttttttttttttcatttattttgttgAAATATGAACTTATAGCTGTACCAGAGTACTGTTTATCTTTTTCCCACGGAAGATGATTATTATATCATCTGGAAAGTGTTAATCATCTTAAATCAGGTCTTAGTAACTATTAAAAGAGGAACTTGGATCCTCACCTTTGAAGGCAATTGGTTTCTTCTTAATGGGAGATGGCAAGTCATCACTATAGAATGTTGCATCAAGAACAGACACTGGACTTGGTTGTTCTGAGGAAGCTGATGCTGGTTCAGTAATTGATCTCCCTTTCATTGATCTTGCTACCGTTTTCTGCATGAAGAGAAAATGAATATGTCAACAAGAAAGTATAAATGATATGCAGATGATGAATAAGAGGAAGAGAACGTACTTTTTGTCTCAGGTGAGCTTGCTGGATAAAGTTGTTATTGATCTTATTTGTTTTATCAGTGCTTGAGACTTCTTCATCGATTTGTGAGGCCAAGCTAATTGTGCTCTCAGATTGCAGAGAAATTGTGTCCCCTTGGTGGCTTAAATCCCTAGCATAACTACCAATATCACTCAATTCATCATCACTTGGCAGATTTGCAGATTTTGGTCTCATTTTGTCGCGAGGGGAACCTGATTCTGTAGTCTGTCTACCGGATTGCCTTTGTGCCCTGATTGAATCTGATGATCGTGTTGTTGGACGGGGTTGCTTCTCTAACCCAACCTTTTTCTTTATCTGTCTACTTCCCAAGCTCTTACATGAGTCCTCTTTAGCAGTGGACTGAGGGTCTCTTGAAGTGTTTGGCTGCCTTGTCATTCTGATAGCTGTGCTTTTATCCATTGAACGAGAGGGTAGACTGGATCGTTCCCTAAGATGGCCGGCTTTGGGAGTTAGAGCTTTAGCAGTCTGTTTGTCAATTGATTCCCTTCTGCCATCTTCAGAGCCAGCAATTTGGAGGTCATGCAGAACTGAAGAACTTTGAGTTGGGCTTACTGATGAAGCAGGATTACTGGCTTTGATGAGTTTAGCAGGTTTCATAATCACGATTGGAGATTTATCGCTCTTTGGTGAACTGGTCCCCCTGGTAAGGTTGGAAATTGGGCTATTGCTCTGGACGTTGTGCTGATTTGGTAACTTTGAATTCTGATGAACACTGGTGTTAGTGCTTGCCTGAGTTCCTAACTTCCTACCTTCATTTTTGGTCTCTAGAATCTCTTTTGTCTTTTGCATTGCTTCAAGAATTTGTTTAAGAGCTCTGAGATCTGCTCCTGACCCTTTAAACTCAAGTTGTGCCAACTTTTTCTCTATTTCGCCATAGACAGAGAGAGTGGTGTTTGGAGCGTTTGGTGGAGTTAACCGACCCTTCAAAGCTGTTGTTTCAGAACCCTTGCTTCCATCTGGCTGCCTCCATGGTGCTGTTTCTATTGGAAACTTTGAATTTGGGATTTGCTTCTTAACTGAATCAACATGTCTCAACCTGGGTGAGATAGGTTCCTTGTGAAGGTTTCTTGGGGAGCCAGGAATTTGATTTTGCTTGTTCTCATTAGTGGTCCTTGATGATCCGAGGAATGAATTCTTTTCAACATCGGGGTGTGTTTTTATTTGTCTTGTCTGATTCCCATCGGCTGACATGGAACCTGGGAGAACTTCCAATCCCATTAACTTGGCCACAACGTTGGACAGTCTGGTATGGCTCTCTGGTTCTTGTTGGTTTAAGATATTGCTGAGGTTCCTGTCCCCCCTCTTCAGATCTCCTATAGGATCACTTGATTTCAATTCAGTGGTGGAACCGCTCACGGATCCTGCTCTGCTATCCAATGATAGCCTTGGCAGCTCCTTGAGCTTTATTGTGGATTTGTATGCTTCTCTTGATTCCCTTCCATCACAAGATAACCGTCGAGCATCCTTCAGTCCAGAAGTTGATGACACAACCTTCTCTTCACTGGATTTCCGAGGTTTCTCCTGAAGCTTATGAAGAACTTGAGATGATTCCTTTAGACCTGAAACTTTGGTGTTTACAAATTTAGGCTGCTGCAGAGGCCTTGGGGAATCAAAGTACTTCAATGTCTGGCTCCCAGATTCTCCCTTGCTTACAGTTTTGACAGATAACCCACGAGCTTCTCTATAGATTGAGTCTTTGACAACGTCTCTGAGATCAGGCGATTGCTGGCGTGACCGAAAAGAAACATTTGGCTGGTACAAGGGGGAAGGTAAATCTCGAGCATGAGTTTCAGGGCCAATGGTTTGATTGAATGAACATGGTTCCAGCTGAGATGCTCTGTTGCATTCTAAAGATGAGAGACTAGATGAACATGAGGAAGATGAAAACGAGGTTCTGGATGATTCTGTAGAGACTCGCTGTTTCTCTTTAATGGACTTCTTCTGGTTTTTTTCCTGCAATTATAAGTTAAATTTTGCTGTGATAATTTCCTCAACAATTTTGCTAAAAAAATCTCCATTAAGAATTGATTAAAGATAAGAATTCTCACTTTGGCCTTCTGAGATGTGCATGGGGGCTCTATACTATGGTTGCCATTTTGACCTGAGAAAGTGGCAAAATGTCAATTCTGAACCGACAAGCTTAGAATGCATAATAGAGCAAGGGAGAAAAGGCAAAATCAGAAGCAATACACTGAAGTACTTCTAAATGCAGATCACTGGAAATTAATGATAATGTTGTGGCACAGCCCTCGGATAATAGAAGGCTTAAATATTGCGATAAGAGATCGAGTACTGAaagggaaaaataaattttaaaaagaaaccaAGAAAATGTAATGAATAGCTGGGGCTATAGCTTCCAACCTTTAGGTCAATGACTCATTGGTACGAAGCTGttgattaaaattttgaatttaatattttcagtTTGACGCTGAATCTAACAGAGTTAGAAATTTTTCAGGCTGCACTGCAGCACAGACGTGGTGGAAATGATATTCTTTGAAATGCTAATTAGCCGGAAAGTGAAGCATTCAAGCATTGCACAAAAAGTTGAAAATTTTTAGAAGCTATGGCCTGAGATTTTAATAGAAACAGCATTAATAGAAGAAAACTTAATTATGATCTAATTTATTGAGCCATACCAAAGAATCCACATTATTAATGATAGAGAGTAATTCAAGTTGCATTGGCAATAGAGAAGTACCTGGTGGAAGCCTCTTGTGGTTTTGGCCAGTGAGACGGCGTCCACCACCAAGGAAATGGTGGCGGTCAAAGAGTTGAAAAATTCCGTTCATACATCCAATATGCTTCTGCAGATCTGGGTTTTCATCTGATAAAGTATGGATGAATTTTGCAGACATCTTCTTTCTTCAATGGAGAAAGATATTTTCTAAGAAACTTCTTTAGCATCAAATTCTAACTCTCCTCTAAGGTTTCAACGTTCTTCTAAAACGCAGAAGACAATAAAGTAGAGCTCCTTAGAATCTTAGAAGATGCAACATCAATTATGCATTAAATATCTAAATGTGGTTGCTGCAGTAAGCGCATTCTACTTCTCTGGCAAATAACGACGGTAGCTTTAGGTTTCTCTCAGAAGGAAAGATAGAGGCTATAATTGTTATGGAGTTGTTCTTCTTCTAGGAATTCTTTTGTGGAGAGAATGAAGCAGGAGATTTAAAGATAAAAGGAAAGAAACAGAGAACCTCTCATCATTACTTGCAGAGGAGAAAGATAATTGTTTCTCGGGTTTCACATAGCAAGGCAAAAAACAATATCTTCTGCCAaagccaagaaaaaaaaaagaaggaaaatgtGAAGGGACCCAGGCCAACAGCCTAACTGTTATCCAGTAGCCCCACTTTCTGAGGACTATGAAATGAAAATGGTGCAGGGAAGTTCTGCAGACCCAAGAAGAGATGTTTTTTTGGATTTCCACAATAACAAAAGAATGCTTTGTCTTTTGGCTCTCTCCAGTAAATTAGAAGGCAGCTAATAGAGGCTAGAGTATATAAGAAGGAGATCTGTATTGAAGAGAATGAGAAAATGGTGCCAAGTGCAAacccttttttttatttctgtATTTACGTAAGAAGGGATGTGGGATGTGTGGGTCAAATCTGGCGCATgagatgagagagagagaggcctTTTTAAACCCTAAAAACAATGATAAAGAATATAAAATAGTAGAGAGAAAAAGAGGAAGGTGTTTAGTGAATGTGTGGGACAGATGTGCTATGGTCATTTTCTTCCACTTTCATGTGGACAACATAATGGTGGGGTGGACCTCTGGACCTCTCTCTCTACATGAGCATGTGGAGTTTGTCAGGAATTGGAAGAAAGTATAACAAAGTGGATTTTAATGTACTGGAAAGCCTCCATTTCTCCAATGCTCTTTTTTTCAACAATTCCTTACTCTACTCTTCAACTTTGCcaatttatcatttttctttctGCCACACCAACTAGATTCCCACTCTTTCTCAGTTCTCACCTTTGACCTcaaaatagcaagtttggatTAGATGGTGTTAATGGGTTTGTTTTAACAATCAATCTATTCAAATTTTATGCATTATCCCAGCTTAATTAGATGAATAATCTTGCAGAGTCCTTTTCAACTATTCCATCGATTGTTTATGTGAGTTTTTAGGCACTGCAActgttacttgctttcacttttTAACTATGCCAACCAGCTTGGCAATTGGCAGCAACCCAGAGATGCACCTTTATGAGAAAAGCTCGACtaccctttattttttaattaaacaaaaGAAGTAATTAAATCTCAATTAATCCTGAAAAAAAAGACATAGTTTTGCAAGAGAAAGAAAGCTTGAACACCCTTTGTGGTCTTAGTACTTGTCAAATTAATACCAGCAGGTAAGCTTCTGCCAGGGCAAGGCAGCATTGGCTATAGGTGCCTTAAAACTCGTACAGCGTATGAAACCAGAAGTGTGGTCCTGGTCCTAAGTGTTTGGATGCTGGGGGTTTAAATATATGAGGAGAATTAGATTCCAAGGCCATGGACCAGAGGAGAGCCTCTTTGAAGATGTCATTATTTCGGCTTTATCACAGTAACATGGGACTGTGCACTGTTCCTTGATAGGCTGCTTCAGTTGTCATATGGTACTTTGCATTTGCTACTTGGGTAATTCAAGACCTCATTGGTTGGACTTCCTTCTGTTTTCTTCTACATCTACACATATCAATATTGAAAAAttcttcataaatattaaactactgatatatttttataaataaaactcatcgtagttttatttagaaaatatgaatttaatattattgtggATTATTTATAAACTAATATTATTGTGGTACTGTGATGAAGTGATTACttgttgaaatttaatttaataagaaaaaaaaggagattCGGCTTAATCAATCATTTATTTAGTACTTTACTACAAATGATTTCTGAACTAATTGTCTGATAAGAAAATTTGTAAACCTAGTATTAGGTTTTGTTGTTTTTATCTTAAACAAGGTACAATCATTATACAGAGTCCTTATTGATTTGATCCATcagaagaaaatttaaaaaaaaaaaaaagaatctttCTATATGAGATTAGATCCTCCAACGTCCTGCTCATGAGTCCCATCATATCACCATATTGCGAAAACAAATGGGATTCATCATTtcgtgttatttatttattttattcttagaTAATTAGACACCTTGTTATTAACTCAAATCGTACACAAGAGACATACCCATGACGAGAAATTATGTAAACTCAAatcttatatttaaataaaaataaaaataaaatgttgaatttaaaaatttaaattaattaaataagtgaattacgaataatttatattagaaaaatatgtaCGAGAAGAGTAATGATAATACTACTAAAAGAAGACGTGGTCCTCCTTTTTATCAACCAAAATATGGTAAATAATCTTCTCCATTTTGTGCAAAAGATGATTAAAATTCTCTTGTATGGCCATTTGTGGTCCTCTTTCTTTCctctgtgtatatatatatattatctgtCTTCAAGTGGTAAAAGTGTTAAAATTGGCATTTATTAATGTCAACTTCATCAACCCCAAGTTgggatttgattttattatttttgttaagttatgatatgattttctttttctattttagtATTTAAGAAATTATTGTTGTGATTTCATAATTTGGttatagtataattttttttttataaaaaaaacatattaaaaattagGAAAGCATGTCACGTGTTTTAGTTTTACATGTtagtcataaaaaatatttttttataataattaatttcaagaAATGGAGCCTATAAATGAGTTGGAGAGGTAGGCATATAGGTAGGCATGCACATGGAACTTAGAAAACttagaatttaattaatgatatatgcaaaaagtaaaataaaattaattattgaacATTTTTTAATTGAAGCAACTGCatgagaaattaaaatattagatatttctcttttctattaattcaattattcaatatataaacaaaaaaataatttacaataGATGAGCATGAGAATTAGGTCAGAATACTTTGTGCGGATATAGAATTGCATGAGCTGTGAAACGCCTGGTTGAAGTAATGAATTCTTAGCAAATAATACAACCCCAGATTCGTCTTTATTAGGAACGCTTTTAAGaccataagatttttttttttttttttaagaaatactTGCCTAAGTCGTCGGATGCATTGTTTGCTTTGAGTTTCGATTATATTAAAAActgattcaattaaattttaaatcaaaatcgGTTAATGGTTTACAAATCAAATATGAATTAAATTAGATTGAAATTAGCAATCTGATTCAAGAATCTCACAAAATCGCGGATTTCACCTCCAAATCGGGCTAGACCCTATCCTTAGGGGACATTAGGTGGGAAGGATCTTCTTCAAGAACTATATATAAGACGGAAGTGGACTTCTCacaaaattatgataatttttaagagatatctaaattatttaaaaatgaaattaagaTTATTTTAAATCTCAATCAATAAGTAGCAAGAATTTTATGAAATATCTTGTATATTTAAATAGTTGGAATACAGTCGGAATCAAAATTCATTTagcaaattaagaaaaaaatacacACATTAAAGAAAGACATGGGAGGATAAGATAGGCAGAGGAGTGATTGCGATGGTTAAATGGAAAGGATTTGAAAAGAGGGTTGGGGTGCAAAACCACATGCATAAAGTGAAGGCATCACATGATATGAGGGATAATTATCCTAATACTAACTTCCAACAAACTATTTCTTCACTAGCCCACCATTATTGCCACATGATGTCTTCCACTCATCAAACCCACCAtttcttcctttttatttttatttttcttgtggATTTTCTCCAACTCAATATCTAATCTAATCAAAACAACCAACTTAAGTTCCTATTCACATTCCACTGTGTTTCCTAAAGCACCCCATGATTGTGTGACCATTAAACAAGGAATAGTTGCATTTGCTGTGtgagattcacatt
This is a stretch of genomic DNA from Manihot esculenta cultivar AM560-2 chromosome 2, M.esculenta_v8, whole genome shotgun sequence. It encodes these proteins:
- the LOC110610114 gene encoding protein LONGIFOLIA 1: MSAKFIHTLSDENPDLQKHIGCMNGIFQLFDRHHFLGGGRRLTGQNHKRLPPGQNGNHSIEPPCTSQKAKEKNQKKSIKEKQRVSTESSRTSFSSSSCSSSLSSLECNRASQLEPCSFNQTIGPETHARDLPSPLYQPNVSFRSRQQSPDLRDVVKDSIYREARGLSVKTVSKGESGSQTLKYFDSPRPLQQPKFVNTKVSGLKESSQVLHKLQEKPRKSSEEKVVSSTSGLKDARRLSCDGRESREAYKSTIKLKELPRLSLDSRAGSVSGSTTELKSSDPIGDLKRGDRNLSNILNQQEPESHTRLSNVVAKLMGLEVLPGSMSADGNQTRQIKTHPDVEKNSFLGSSRTTNENKQNQIPGSPRNLHKEPISPRLRHVDSVKKQIPNSKFPIETAPWRQPDGSKGSETTALKGRLTPPNAPNTTLSVYGEIEKKLAQLEFKGSGADLRALKQILEAMQKTKEILETKNEGRKLGTQASTNTSVHQNSKLPNQHNVQSNSPISNLTRGTSSPKSDKSPIVIMKPAKLIKASNPASSVSPTQSSSVLHDLQIAGSEDGRRESIDKQTAKALTPKAGHLRERSSLPSRSMDKSTAIRMTRQPNTSRDPQSTAKEDSCKSLGSRQIKKKVGLEKQPRPTTRSSDSIRAQRQSGRQTTESGSPRDKMRPKSANLPSDDELSDIGSYARDLSHQGDTISLQSESTISLASQIDEEVSSTDKTNKINNNFIQQAHLRQKKTVARSMKGRSITEPASASSEQPSPVSVLDATFYSDDLPSPIKKKPIAFKEDEIEWNSGDINHSSSSINSSFQLVINHRKSEDIHPLIQNLTQLLSAQDEPIIDEITPHYNSTNPDHKYISEILLASGLLEDFESTFTTIHLQQTGYPVNPHLFLALEQAKSNVMHSNDKESKTKTFQSENHIKVKRKLVFDAVNEILAHKLRLESYSRHWHSPNMLADKRSRGQQLLGELCSEVDRMQGNASSCSLDDENDSLRDILQADLMHQSTHWTTCTSEIPWLVLDVERLIFKDLISEVVTGEAISLRVPSGGYCRQLFSK